One Luteibacter aegosomaticola genomic window carries:
- a CDS encoding SurA N-terminal domain-containing protein, whose product MLQALRNKIHGWPAAIVLGICVFAVAFFGIESYFVSHQDTFVAKVDDHEISQQDWQNRLTELRQQLAANPNSPYTVADLEKPEIKQQVLEGMINQVLLQKANTDLGLAVSDLAVRDTIGTDQGFQVDGRFDPGTYRAVLASQGMTPAMYEAKIRSSLATQMLPEAISATTLVSDADIDNFFRLHDQQRDVRFVSLPRPVLADTNVADNDIDTFYKSHIADYTTPEQVSVQYLEVKQADLKVGEPTDAQLHEYYDKFKQRYAQPEQRMASHILINVPKNATPDQQKAALEKAKKIAAEATPENFAKLAAENSDDLGSKRTGGDLGWLEKGVTNPAFDAALFAMKKGEVSKEPILSPDEGYHIIWLRDAREGDAKPFAEVRGQLAGDWTKAEGERLYNEKAGQLADLAERNPGSLDAAAKELGLEIKTSPLFGHKGGEGIPQDPKFIQAAFADDVLNQGNNSSLVQVGQGDAIVMHLAKHNAAAPQDLASVKEVIRQRILDERVDAQSKKQADELIAQLAKGGDAAALAKAPVQTATGLTRSKLGDVKDVPPAILRELFSLPHPVDGKPSWTAVDVGNGTYAVVAVDKVTDGDPAKVEKATRGALRGQMMDAMARAVTLEYVDALRAKAKITVANDRL is encoded by the coding sequence ATGCTGCAAGCCCTGCGTAACAAGATCCACGGTTGGCCCGCTGCCATCGTCCTTGGCATCTGCGTCTTCGCCGTCGCCTTCTTCGGCATCGAGTCGTATTTCGTCTCGCACCAGGATACGTTCGTAGCCAAGGTCGACGATCACGAGATCTCGCAGCAGGATTGGCAGAACCGCCTGACCGAACTGCGCCAGCAGCTCGCGGCTAATCCGAACTCGCCGTACACGGTGGCCGATCTCGAAAAGCCCGAGATCAAGCAGCAGGTCCTGGAAGGCATGATCAACCAGGTGCTCCTGCAGAAGGCCAACACGGATCTCGGCCTCGCCGTCTCCGATCTGGCTGTGCGCGACACGATTGGCACCGACCAGGGCTTCCAGGTCGATGGCCGCTTCGATCCGGGCACCTACCGCGCCGTGCTCGCCTCGCAGGGCATGACGCCGGCGATGTACGAAGCCAAGATCCGCTCCAGCCTGGCAACGCAGATGCTGCCGGAGGCCATTTCGGCCACCACGCTGGTCAGCGATGCGGATATCGATAACTTCTTCCGCCTGCACGACCAGCAGCGCGACGTTCGTTTCGTCAGCCTGCCGCGCCCGGTGCTGGCCGACACGAACGTGGCTGACAACGACATCGACACGTTCTACAAGTCCCACATCGCGGACTACACCACGCCGGAGCAGGTCTCCGTGCAGTACCTCGAAGTGAAGCAGGCAGATCTGAAGGTGGGCGAGCCCACCGATGCGCAGCTCCACGAGTACTACGACAAGTTCAAGCAGCGCTACGCCCAGCCCGAGCAGCGCATGGCGTCGCACATCCTCATCAACGTGCCGAAGAACGCGACGCCCGACCAGCAGAAGGCCGCGCTCGAGAAGGCGAAGAAGATCGCCGCCGAAGCTACGCCGGAGAACTTCGCGAAGCTCGCCGCCGAGAACTCGGACGATCTGGGCTCCAAGCGTACGGGCGGCGATCTCGGCTGGCTCGAAAAGGGCGTGACCAACCCGGCCTTCGATGCCGCGCTGTTCGCCATGAAGAAGGGTGAAGTCAGCAAGGAGCCGATCCTTTCGCCGGACGAGGGCTACCACATCATCTGGCTGCGCGATGCGCGCGAAGGTGATGCCAAGCCGTTCGCAGAAGTCCGCGGCCAGTTGGCCGGTGACTGGACCAAGGCCGAGGGTGAGCGCCTCTACAACGAGAAGGCCGGCCAGCTCGCCGACCTCGCCGAGCGCAACCCGGGTTCGCTCGATGCGGCCGCGAAGGAACTGGGCCTCGAGATCAAGACGAGCCCGCTGTTCGGCCACAAGGGCGGCGAAGGCATTCCGCAGGATCCGAAGTTCATCCAGGCCGCGTTTGCCGATGACGTGCTGAACCAGGGCAACAACTCGTCGCTCGTGCAGGTTGGGCAGGGCGATGCCATCGTCATGCACCTTGCCAAGCACAATGCGGCTGCCCCGCAGGATCTCGCCAGCGTCAAGGAAGTCATCCGCCAGCGCATCCTCGACGAGCGCGTGGACGCCCAGTCGAAGAAGCAGGCTGACGAGCTGATCGCACAGCTGGCCAAGGGCGGCGACGCCGCGGCCCTTGCCAAGGCACCGGTGCAGACCGCCACGGGTCTTACCCGCAGCAAGCTGGGCGACGTGAAGGACGTGCCGCCGGCGATCCTGCGCGAGCTGTTCTCGCTGCCGCACCCGGTGGATGGCAAGCCTTCGTGGACCGCCGTCGATGTGGGCAATGGCACCTATGCCGTGGTCGCCGTAGACAAGGTCACCGACGGTGACCCCGCCAAGGTCGAGAAGGCCACCCGTGGTGCCCTGCGTGGCCAGATGATGGACGCCATGGCGCGCGCCGTCACTCTGGAATACGTGGACGCCCTGCGCGCCAAGGCAAAGATCACGGTCGCGAACGATCGCCTCTAA
- the lon gene encoding endopeptidase La yields MAKNRSQTTSGAALDLLPVLPLRDVVVYPHMVIPLFVGRDKSMRALEQAMEGERQILLVAQKSPDIDDPSVEDLHQVGTLAGVLQLLKLPDGTVKVLVEGQSRVQVESFEDDAGMMRGRARVIEPIYTGSERELDVVSRSLVSLFEQLVKQSRKLPPEILATLSGIDDPSRLADSIAAHLSVRMADKQKVLETSDVGQRLELLIGLVDGEMDLQQVEKRIRGRVKSQMEKSQREYYLNEQMKAIQKELGEGEEGTNEIEELQKKIDNAGMPKPVLAKARQEFNKLKQMSPMSAEATVVRNYLDWVVGVPWKKRSKVLKDLALAQETLDADHFGLEKVKERILEYLAVQQRVNTMKGPILCLVGPPGVGKTSLGQSIAKATNRKFVRMSLGGVRDEAEIRGHRRTYIGSMPGRIVQNLNKVGTKNPLFVLDEIDKMSMDFRGDPSSALLEVLDPEQNHAFNDHYLEVDLDLSEVMWVATANSLNIPGPLLDRMEVIRIPGYTEDEKLNIAQKYLLPKQLKANGLKVDELSIAEDAVRDIVRYYTRESGVRNLEREISKICRKVVKELALGTVPASAKAKPAKAPAKSAKGKVAAPGQVRVDAANLDHYLGVRRFDFGRAEQQNEVGLVTGLAWTQVGGDLLSIEASVVPGKGRLVHTGQLGDVMKESIQAALSVVRARAAGLGIEPDFHEKLDIHIHVPEGATPKDGPSAGIAMCTALVSALTKVPVRSEVAMTGEITLRGRVLPIGGLKEKLLAAHRGGITTVIIPEENRKDLVDLPENITSSLEIHPVKWIDEVLDLALERPLGPSKAADGKPVEVTRKSGKGGKGKNSPSLTH; encoded by the coding sequence ATGGCGAAGAATCGCAGCCAAACCACGAGCGGAGCCGCGCTGGACCTGTTGCCGGTCCTCCCCCTGCGCGATGTCGTCGTCTACCCGCACATGGTCATCCCGCTGTTCGTCGGGCGCGACAAATCCATGCGCGCGCTGGAACAGGCGATGGAAGGCGAACGGCAGATCCTCCTCGTTGCGCAGAAGAGCCCGGATATCGATGATCCGTCCGTTGAAGACCTGCATCAGGTCGGTACGCTGGCGGGTGTGCTACAGCTGCTGAAGCTTCCCGATGGCACCGTCAAGGTGCTCGTCGAGGGCCAGTCGCGCGTGCAGGTCGAATCGTTCGAGGACGATGCCGGCATGATGCGCGGCCGTGCCCGCGTCATTGAGCCCATCTACACCGGTAGTGAGCGTGAGCTCGATGTGGTTTCGCGCTCGCTGGTCTCGCTCTTCGAGCAGCTGGTGAAGCAGAGCCGCAAACTGCCGCCGGAAATTCTTGCGACGCTGTCCGGCATCGACGATCCGTCGCGCCTGGCCGACTCGATCGCCGCGCACCTCTCCGTGCGCATGGCGGACAAGCAGAAAGTCCTCGAGACCTCCGACGTTGGCCAGCGCCTTGAGCTGCTCATCGGCCTCGTCGATGGCGAGATGGATCTGCAGCAGGTCGAGAAGCGCATCCGCGGCCGCGTGAAGTCGCAGATGGAGAAGAGCCAGCGCGAGTACTACCTCAACGAGCAGATGAAGGCCATCCAGAAGGAACTGGGTGAGGGTGAGGAAGGTACCAACGAGATCGAAGAACTCCAGAAGAAGATCGACAACGCGGGCATGCCGAAGCCGGTACTCGCGAAGGCGCGCCAGGAGTTCAACAAGCTCAAGCAGATGTCGCCGATGTCGGCGGAAGCCACGGTCGTGCGCAACTACCTCGATTGGGTGGTGGGCGTGCCGTGGAAGAAGCGCAGCAAGGTCCTGAAGGATCTCGCCCTCGCACAGGAAACCCTCGATGCGGATCACTTTGGCCTGGAGAAGGTCAAGGAGCGCATCCTTGAATACCTGGCGGTGCAGCAGCGCGTAAATACCATGAAGGGCCCGATCCTGTGCCTCGTCGGCCCGCCTGGCGTCGGCAAGACCTCGCTCGGCCAGTCCATCGCCAAGGCCACGAACCGCAAGTTCGTCCGCATGAGCCTGGGTGGTGTGCGCGACGAGGCCGAGATCCGTGGCCATCGCCGTACCTACATCGGTTCCATGCCGGGTCGCATCGTGCAAAACCTCAACAAGGTTGGCACGAAGAACCCGCTGTTCGTCCTCGATGAAATCGACAAGATGTCGATGGATTTCCGTGGCGATCCGTCCTCGGCGCTGCTCGAAGTGCTCGACCCGGAGCAGAATCACGCGTTCAACGACCACTACCTCGAAGTCGATCTCGACCTGTCGGAAGTGATGTGGGTGGCTACGGCTAACTCGCTCAACATCCCGGGCCCGCTGCTCGACCGCATGGAAGTGATCCGCATCCCGGGTTACACCGAAGACGAAAAGCTCAACATCGCGCAGAAGTACCTGCTGCCGAAGCAGCTGAAGGCCAATGGTCTGAAGGTGGATGAGCTGTCCATCGCGGAAGACGCGGTGCGTGACATCGTCCGTTACTACACGCGCGAATCCGGCGTGCGTAACCTCGAGCGCGAAATTTCCAAGATCTGCCGCAAGGTGGTGAAGGAGCTTGCGCTGGGCACGGTGCCGGCGAGCGCGAAGGCCAAGCCTGCCAAGGCGCCTGCGAAGTCCGCGAAGGGCAAGGTAGCTGCGCCCGGCCAGGTGCGTGTCGATGCCGCGAATCTCGACCATTATCTCGGCGTGCGCCGCTTCGATTTCGGCCGCGCCGAGCAGCAGAACGAAGTGGGCCTGGTGACGGGCCTCGCATGGACGCAGGTCGGTGGCGATCTGCTCAGCATCGAAGCCTCGGTCGTCCCGGGCAAGGGCCGTCTGGTCCACACCGGCCAGCTTGGCGATGTGATGAAGGAATCGATCCAGGCCGCACTCAGCGTCGTGCGTGCACGCGCCGCGGGTCTTGGTATCGAGCCGGATTTCCACGAGAAGCTCGACATCCACATTCACGTGCCGGAAGGTGCGACGCCGAAGGATGGCCCGAGCGCGGGTATCGCCATGTGCACCGCGTTGGTGTCGGCACTCACCAAGGTGCCGGTGCGTTCCGAAGTGGCCATGACCGGCGAGATCACCTTGCGCGGTCGTGTGTTGCCGATCGGTGGCCTGAAGGAAAAGCTGCTTGCGGCGCATCGTGGTGGCATCACCACCGTGATCATTCCCGAAGAGAACCGCAAGGACCTCGTCGATCTGCCGGAGAACATCACCAGTTCGCTGGAGATCCATCCGGTGAAGTGGATCGACGAAGTGCTCGATCTCGCACTGGAGCGCCCTCTGGGCCCCAGCAAGGCGGCGGATGGCAAGCCGGTTGAGGTAACCCGCAAATCAGGCAAGGGTGGCAAGGGGAAGAATTCCCCGTCGCTTACGCATTGA
- a CDS encoding YcaO-like family protein, translating into MIPFERDVPIADAMARVADTIHRHGLHAVSATFGDALCTVEVELRRADGTTVATGHGKGNPTTARVGAMFEALEHYLSLFHPEAFRCTPIPVDAVCEGLGEGIDALLRAQAGRAVGCRMYRHLIDGTAAYIPLALAQPRYVRQAHPRDTFDYHGLERYASNSGTAIGSTDAEASLHAINECIERDDVSRWLHAHFHTLSDAPLRLVARATCDAAMEYAWRAAEAALDDDIILVDVGRHAGTTSRMAFSAHWPHDVHLYGAGSSMCPAHASERALAELVQQAIRSKGTPLMDAYAQQVVARVEAWPRLARACRADLPLRLRDAAVIQVGAGERLAWQAPAVMLQQTTAALAAEGYAPMACMIPTGGEVSLCSVIIPGFSRYYLVGNGIPVAPH; encoded by the coding sequence ATGATTCCGTTCGAACGGGACGTCCCCATCGCCGATGCGATGGCACGCGTCGCTGACACCATTCATCGCCATGGCCTGCACGCCGTCTCCGCCACCTTCGGCGACGCGCTATGCACGGTCGAGGTCGAATTGCGCCGCGCCGACGGCACGACCGTCGCGACGGGGCACGGCAAGGGCAACCCGACCACCGCGAGGGTCGGGGCCATGTTTGAAGCGCTGGAACACTACCTAAGCCTGTTCCATCCCGAGGCGTTCCGCTGCACCCCCATCCCCGTGGATGCCGTGTGCGAAGGCCTGGGAGAAGGGATCGATGCCCTGCTACGTGCACAGGCAGGGCGCGCCGTGGGGTGCCGCATGTATCGGCATCTTATCGATGGCACAGCGGCCTACATACCGCTTGCGTTGGCGCAACCGCGCTACGTTCGCCAGGCACACCCGCGCGACACGTTCGATTACCACGGCCTGGAGCGCTATGCCTCCAACAGCGGTACGGCGATTGGCTCGACAGATGCCGAGGCCAGCTTGCACGCGATTAATGAATGCATCGAACGTGATGATGTCTCTCGCTGGCTCCATGCCCACTTCCACACCCTGAGCGATGCGCCGCTGCGTCTCGTTGCACGCGCGACATGCGATGCGGCCATGGAATACGCGTGGCGAGCTGCCGAAGCCGCTCTCGACGATGACATCATCCTGGTGGATGTCGGACGGCATGCGGGGACCACGAGCCGAATGGCGTTCTCGGCGCATTGGCCTCATGACGTGCATCTGTACGGCGCAGGAAGCTCGATGTGCCCCGCGCACGCGAGCGAGCGCGCACTGGCGGAACTGGTGCAACAAGCGATTCGCTCAAAGGGCACGCCGCTCATGGACGCCTATGCGCAACAGGTGGTGGCGCGCGTGGAAGCCTGGCCCCGCCTTGCGCGCGCCTGCCGGGCAGACCTGCCGCTACGGCTACGTGATGCTGCTGTTATTCAGGTGGGCGCCGGGGAAAGGCTCGCCTGGCAAGCGCCTGCGGTCATGCTGCAACAGACGACGGCCGCACTGGCCGCCGAGGGCTACGCGCCTATGGCCTGCATGATCCCCACGGGTGGAGAGGTGTCGCTATGCAGCGTCATCATCCCTGGGTTCTCACGTTACTACCTGGTGGGCAATGGCATCCCCGTGGCGCCCCACTAG
- a CDS encoding HU family DNA-binding protein: MNKTELVAAIAEKSELSKADAGRALEAFIEAVKEGLKSGGDVAIVGFGTFKVRSRAARTGRNPRTNEEIKIPASKVPAFTAGKALKDHVN, from the coding sequence ATGAACAAAACCGAACTCGTCGCTGCTATTGCTGAGAAGTCCGAGCTGTCGAAGGCCGATGCCGGCCGCGCGCTCGAGGCTTTCATCGAAGCGGTGAAGGAAGGCCTGAAGAGCGGCGGCGACGTCGCCATCGTGGGCTTCGGCACGTTCAAGGTGCGCAGCCGCGCCGCTCGCACGGGCCGCAACCCGCGCACGAACGAAGAGATCAAGATCCCGGCGTCGAAGGTTCCGGCCTTTACCGCTGGTAAGGCGCTCAAGGATCACGTAAACTAA
- the fabV gene encoding enoyl-ACP reductase FabV has product MIIQPKVRGFICTTAHPVGCEKNVEEQIAITQASGTFAQGPKKVLVIGSSTGYGLASRITAAFGQGADTLGVFFEKPSSETKTGTAGWYNAFAFDKLARKAGLFAKSINGDAFANETRDKVIEIIKNEMGGKVDLVVYSLASPVRKLPEGTTMGEPGTVVRSALKTVGEVFKASSVDTNKNEVVEATVEPATEQEKKDTVTVMGGEDWALWIDALAKAGVLADHATTIAYSYIGTETTWPMYRRGTLGLAKEHLERTAHELGARHAGLHLRSYVGVLKSVVTQASSAIPVIPLYVSMVFKIMKAKGLHEGCIEQINRLFHDRLYRTDGKPAETDPEGRVRLDDWELRDDVQAECKALWPKVTTANLFAETDYAGYKHEFIKLFGFEAKGVDYDKDISPDVQEWDVVQL; this is encoded by the coding sequence GTGATCATTCAACCCAAGGTTCGTGGCTTCATCTGCACCACCGCCCATCCGGTCGGCTGCGAGAAGAACGTCGAAGAGCAGATCGCCATCACCCAGGCCAGCGGCACCTTCGCCCAGGGCCCGAAGAAGGTGCTGGTCATTGGTTCCTCCACCGGCTACGGCCTGGCGTCGCGCATCACGGCTGCGTTTGGCCAGGGCGCCGATACCCTTGGCGTGTTCTTTGAGAAGCCCTCCAGCGAAACCAAAACGGGTACCGCTGGCTGGTACAACGCCTTCGCCTTCGACAAGCTTGCGCGCAAGGCCGGCCTTTTCGCGAAGTCGATCAATGGCGATGCGTTCGCCAACGAGACGCGCGACAAGGTCATCGAGATCATCAAGAACGAGATGGGCGGCAAGGTCGATCTCGTCGTCTATTCGCTGGCCTCGCCCGTGCGCAAGCTGCCGGAGGGCACGACGATGGGCGAGCCGGGCACCGTCGTGCGTTCGGCGCTGAAGACCGTGGGCGAAGTATTCAAGGCTTCGTCGGTCGACACCAACAAGAACGAAGTGGTCGAAGCCACGGTCGAGCCCGCCACCGAGCAGGAAAAGAAAGACACCGTCACCGTCATGGGTGGCGAGGATTGGGCGCTGTGGATCGACGCGCTGGCGAAGGCGGGTGTGCTCGCCGACCACGCCACGACCATCGCGTACAGCTACATCGGCACGGAGACGACGTGGCCCATGTACCGTCGTGGCACCCTGGGCCTCGCCAAGGAGCACCTTGAGCGTACGGCGCACGAACTGGGCGCACGCCATGCGGGTCTCCACCTGCGCTCGTACGTGGGCGTGCTGAAGTCGGTCGTGACGCAGGCCAGCTCCGCCATTCCGGTGATTCCGCTCTATGTCTCCATGGTCTTCAAGATCATGAAGGCCAAGGGCCTCCACGAAGGCTGCATCGAGCAGATCAACCGTCTGTTCCACGATCGCCTCTACCGTACCGATGGCAAGCCGGCCGAGACCGATCCGGAAGGCCGCGTGCGTCTGGACGACTGGGAGCTGCGCGACGATGTGCAGGCCGAGTGCAAGGCCCTCTGGCCGAAGGTGACCACGGCGAACCTGTTCGCTGAGACCGACTACGCCGGCTACAAGCACGAGTTCATCAAGCTCTTTGGCTTCGAAGCCAAGGGCGTGGATTACGACAAAGACATCTCGCCCGACGTACAAGAGTGGGATGTCGTGCAGCTGTAA